One region of Streptomyces subrutilus genomic DNA includes:
- a CDS encoding papain-like cysteine protease family protein: MSRFRYGTTAAAIALAALGSLTAAGGTAHAEAGQDTISMLKQEKSQWCWVASGLTIAKFQGFGSTQTDFCNRAQPYYGCNNQPATLDDMARGWSSLGMAHTGSGLNSAATFNQVYTDVKAARPIGARIGWTSGGGHMNVVYGFDTSKNTIAVADPWPDTTTYTWWNYNDYVSNGSSKWTHSRIGISR, translated from the coding sequence ATGAGCAGGTTCAGGTACGGAACCACGGCTGCGGCCATCGCGCTGGCCGCCTTGGGATCGCTCACGGCCGCGGGAGGCACAGCTCACGCGGAAGCGGGCCAGGACACCATCAGCATGCTGAAGCAGGAGAAGTCCCAATGGTGCTGGGTGGCCTCAGGGCTGACCATCGCCAAGTTCCAGGGCTTCGGCTCCACGCAGACGGACTTCTGCAACCGAGCCCAGCCCTACTACGGCTGCAACAACCAGCCCGCCACGCTCGACGACATGGCCAGGGGCTGGAGCAGCCTCGGCATGGCCCACACCGGCTCGGGCTTGAACAGCGCGGCCACGTTCAACCAGGTGTACACCGACGTCAAGGCGGCCCGGCCGATCGGTGCCCGCATCGGCTGGACGTCCGGTGGCGGTCACATGAACGTGGTCTACGGCTTCGACACGTCGAAGAACACGATCGCCGTGGCCGACCCGTGGCCGGACACCACGACCTACACGTGGTGGAACTACAACGACTACGTGAGCAACGGCTCATCCAAGTGGACCCACTCCCGCATCGGTATCTCCCGCTAA